The genomic stretch TGGACCCCAAGAAGGCACGGATACACCTGCTTCCATGGTCATCGAGGTCCAACAGGGAGAATTCTACGGACACCCCGGAGACGGTCCCGTTTCCACAATCGCTGCCCCACTCTGCTTCATTCCGCGAGGAATTGATAATTCTACTGGAGGATTTATTGCGGCGACAAGCGAACAATGGGGACCTCTCAATAATCACACTATTGGACTATCTTATGGATACTCCACTCACTACCTTGTCTTGAGAGACGATTCCACTTCCGTTCCTCAGGGTGCCACAGTTCCGCTGGATGGCGATTTTTCAAGTGGCATAATGCGAGGTGCGTTCTCCCCCAAGGATGGACAACTTTATACGGTAGGCATGGATGGTTGGGGGGATTACTCGGTTACAGATGGTTGTCTTCAACGCGTCCGTTATACAGGACAACCCTTTCGCAAGCCGATTGGGTTTCAGGTTCATTCCAATGGTATACGCATTGATTTTACTATCCTGTTGGATAAGTCTATCTCTACCGATCCAAACAATTTCTTTGTTCAGCAATGGGATTATGAGTACGCCAAGCGTTACGGTTCGCCAGAATTCTCTCATCGAACACCAGACTCTTTGGGTCACGATCCTGTAAAGGTCCGCTCAGTTGTACTTCTCAATTCGGGAAAATCGCTTTTCCTCGAGATGCCCGATATCGAGCCAGTAATGCAAATGCACATTCGTATGCATGGGGCCGAAAGCGATGGGAAAACATTCAAAACCGATTTGTTTCCATCGATCCTTCAACTAGGAAAGCATTTTGACGCTCCAGGAATTATCACAGCGGTAGAACACAAACACTCAACCATTCATCTGCGCATCGACAATCCCACAAGCTCCAGCATTGTAACGGAATCAGGATCATTCATAGAAGGCGAAAGAACCATCGTCCTTAAAGCAGGCAACACTTTACAATTCGATTTAAACCTGATCGAAGCCACTGCGGGAGAAGCTATCAAACTGATTTTCGAAAATCCGGATATCATGCCTCACAACGTTGTTTTTGTTACCGAGGGAAATCTAAAGAAAGTGGGTGATCTATCTTTCTCGATGCTAAACGACCCGAAAGCTGCTGATAAACACTACACACCCGAAGTCCCTGAGGTCATTGCCAACACCTTCATCGTTCAGCCTGGTGGCAAACACACTCTCCATTTCCAGGCTCCTAAAGAACCCGGCGATCACCACTTCGTCTGTACCTTCCCTGGCCATTGGTTGACGATGAACGGGGCATTTAGAGTTACCAAAGAATGAGATAATCGCCCAAGCCTTTCTCACCTGATTGATGATTCAAACTCTAAAATATTTTGAGTTATTTTGTCCATGGCAGGTTGAAAATTGCCCTATGTGAATCCGGTCTAAAGAAAAAGATTGAGATCTTAGCGAAGCTCAATTATGAAATGCTTGATGATTCCCACGCGTTGCATATACTTCCAATCGCCGTCGTAACCTATGGAACTACGTAAAGCATTAGAACAGGAGACTGTAGCCAATGTTGGCCATAGAAAACCGGTTGCTGTCCAAGAGACATCTTCGGTCCGCGAAGCCGTTAATCGCATGCGTCAAGAAACAACCGGCTGTCTGCTCGTCGTGAACGGAGTAAAACTTTCAGGTATATTCACTGAGCGTGACTTATTAACTAAGGTCATTGGAAAAGAAGGTGCATTCGATCTTCCAATCACAGAATTCATGACCCCTAACCCAACAGTAGCAAACGCTGATGAACCAATTCATAAAGTACTTACGCGAATGCAAAATTGCGGAATTCGGCATCTACCCATAATCAATGCTGGTGGTCTTCCGGTTGGAATGATCTCCGTGAGAACCGTCGTCCATTTTCTTGCAGATTATCATCCTACCGCAGTTTACAATCTACCTCCAGCACCCCATCATTTCCCATCAAGCCAAGGAGGAGGGTAAATTAAGAAGAAGTTATGATTTGTCCCTATTGTCATTTCAGCAATATCACCGGTGCCGACAGCTGCGAAAACTGCTCACAGGATCTGACCAGTCACGAAGCTCCGCTTTCCGTTTCAGATGTTGGAAAAAGCATCATGGAGAATGCACTATCGACGCTTAACCCAAAGACGCCGATAATCATCCCCCCCACGACAACCGTGGCCGAGGCAGTAAACCTCCTTCGAGGGAAACACATCGGTTGCGTTCTCATAGGAACGGCAGACAAGATAGTCGGAGTATTTAGTGAGCGTGATGTGCTTATTCGTGTAGGAGAGAAGTACGAAGAATCAGCGGACCAACCAGTAACCAGGTAT from Verrucomicrobiota bacterium encodes the following:
- a CDS encoding CBS domain-containing protein codes for the protein MELRKALEQETVANVGHRKPVAVQETSSVREAVNRMRQETTGCLLVVNGVKLSGIFTERDLLTKVIGKEGAFDLPITEFMTPNPTVANADEPIHKVLTRMQNCGIRHLPIINAGGLPVGMISVRTVVHFLADYHPTAVYNLPPAPHHFPSSQGGG
- a CDS encoding CBS domain-containing protein, giving the protein MICPYCHFSNITGADSCENCSQDLTSHEAPLSVSDVGKSIMENALSTLNPKTPIIIPPTTTVAEAVNLLRGKHIGCVLIGTADKIVGVFSERDVLIRVGEKYEESADQPVTRYMTIDPEQLDINTPIAFALNRMSVGHFRHLPVTSKGQLVGIISIRDILSFLSEWYPDLIPMKH